One genomic segment of Manis pentadactyla isolate mManPen7 chromosome 1, mManPen7.hap1, whole genome shotgun sequence includes these proteins:
- the ABCF3 gene encoding ATP-binding cassette sub-family F member 3 isoform X1 gives MATCAEILRSEFPEIDGQVFDYVTGVLHSGSADFESVDDLVEAVGELLQEVSGDSKDDAGIRAVCQRMYNTLRLTEPQTQGNSQVLLDAPIQLSKITENYECGTKLPGLLKREQCSTVNAKKLEKAEARLKAKQEKRSEKDTLKTSNPLVLEEASASQAGSRKESRLESSGKNKSYDVRIENFDVSFGDRVLLTGADVNLAWGRRYGLVGRNGLGKTTLLKMLATRSLRVPSHISLLHVEQEVAGDDTPALQSVLESDTVRENLLRREQQLSAQIAAGRTEGSEAAQLAEIYAKLEEIEADKAPARASVILAGLGFTPKMQQQPTREFSGGWRMRLALARALFARPDLLLLDEPTNMLDVRAILWLENYLQTWPSTILVVSHDRNFLNAIATDIIHLHSQRLDGYRGDFETFIKSKQERLLNQQREYEAQQQYRQHIQVFIDRFRYNANRASQVQSKLKMLEKLPELKPVDKELEIVMKFPDGFEKFSPPVLQLDEVDFYYDPRHVIFSRLSVSADLESRICVVGENGAGKSTMLKLLMGNLAPVRGIRHAHRNLKIGYFSQHHVEQLDLNVSAVELLAHRFPGRPEEEYRHQLGRYGISGELAVRPVASLSGGQKSRVAFAQMTMPCPNFYILDEPTNHLDMETIEALGRALNSFRGGVILVSHDERFIRLVCRELWVCEGGGVTRVEGGFDQYRALLQDQFRREGFL, from the exons ATGGCGACTTGCGCTGAGATCCTGCGGAGCGAGTTCCCCGAAATTGACGGACAGGTCTTCGACTACGTGACGG GCGTCTTGCACAGCGGCAGCGCGGACTTCGAGTCAGTGGATGATCTAGTGGAAGCTGTGGGGGAACTGTTGCAAGAGGTGTCCGGGGACAGCAAGGATGACGCGGGCATCAGGGCCGTGTGCCAGCGCATGTACAACACTCTGCGCCT GACTGAGCCACAGACCCAGGGAAACAGCCAAGTGCTACTAGACGCCCCCATCCAGTTGTCAAAGATAACAGAAAACTACG AATGTGGTACCAAACTTCCAGGACTGCTAAAGAGAGAACAGTGCTcg ACAGTGAACGCAAAGAAGCTTGAGAAGGCTGAGGCTCGTCTGAAGGCAAAGCAGGAGAAGCGCTCAGAGAAAGACACACTCAAGACCAGCAATCCTCT tGTCTTGGAAGAAGCATCGGCCAGCCAAGCAGGCAGCAGAAAGGAGAGTCGGTTGGAATCATCTGGCAAGAACAAATCATATGACGTGCGAATTGAGAACTTTGATGTGTCTTTCGGTGATAG AGTGCTTCTGACTGGAGCAGATGTAAACCTGGCCTGGGGCCGCCGCTATGGACTGGTGGGTCGGAATGGGCTGGGGAAGACAACACTGCTGAAGATGCTGGCCACCCGGAGCCTGCGGGTTCCGTCCCACATTTCCCTGCTGCATGTAGAGCAGGAGGTTGCTGGAGATGACACCCCTGCCTTGCAGAGTGTGCTGGAGAGTGACACAGTGCGAGAGAACCTCCTGCGGCGGGAGCAGCAGCTCAGCGCCCAAATTGCTGCTGGCAG GACTGAGGGCTCAGAAGCTGCACAGCTGGCAGAAATCTATGCCAAGTTGGAGGAGATTGAGGCTGATAAGGCACCTGCCAG GGCATCAGTCATTCTTGCTGGGCTTGGCTTTACCCCTAAAATGCAGCAGCAGCCCACCCG GGAGTTCTCAGGTGGCTGGAGAATGAGACTGGCCCTGGCCCGGGCCCTGTTTGCTAG GCCAGATCTTCTGTTGTTAGATG AACCCACGAACATGCTGGATGTAAGGGCCATCCTGTGGCTGGAAAATTACCTGCAG ACATGGCCCTCTACAATCCTGGTCGTCTCCCACGACCGCAACTTCCTGAATGCCATAGCCACAGACATCATCCACCTGCACAGCCAGCGGCTAGATGGCTACCGGGGGGACTTTGAGACCTTCATCAAGAGCAAGCAGGAGCGGCTACTCAACCAGCAACGTGAATATGAGGCACAGCAGCAGTACCGCCAGCATATCCAG GTTTTCATTGACCGGTTTCGCTATAATGCCAATAGAGCCTCTCAAGTACAGAGTAAACTCAAGATGCTGGAGAAGCT ACCAGAGCTGAAACCCGTGGACAAGGAATTAGAGATAGTGATGAA GTTTCCTGATGGGTTTGAGAAGTTCTCACCACCAGTTCTACAACTAGATGAGGTGGATTTCTACTATGATCCTAGGCATGTCATCTTCAGCCGTCTCTCCGTCTCTGCTGATCTCGAGTCTCGCATCTGTGTG GTTGGGGAGAATGGGGCTGGGAAGTCTACCATGCTGAAGCTGCTTATGGGCAACCTGGCACCTGTTCGGGGCATTAGACATGCTCATAG GAATCTGAAGATTGGCTATTTCAGCCAGCACCATGTGGAGCAGCTAGACCTGAATGTCAGTGCTGTGGAACTGCTGGCACACAGGTTTCCCG GACGGCCTGAGGAGGAGTACCGTCACCAGTTGGGTCGGTATGGCATCTCCGGAGAGCTGGCCGTGCGCCCTGTTGCCAGCCTGTCCGGGGGCCAGAAGAGCCGGGTAGCCTTTGCTCAGATGACCATGCCCTG CCCCAACTTCTACATTCTGGACGAACCCACAAACCACCTTGATATGGAGACGATCGAGGCCCTGGGCCGTGCGCTCAACAGTTTCAGG GGCGGTGTGATTCTGGTGTCCCACGATGAGCGCTTCATCCGGCTGGTATGCCGAGAGTTGTGGGTGTGCGAAGGAGGTGGCGTCACCCGGGTCGAGGGGGGCTTTGACCAGTACCGTGCCCTTCTCCAGGACCAGTTCCGCCGGGAGGGCTTCCTCTAG
- the ABCF3 gene encoding ATP-binding cassette sub-family F member 3 isoform X2 has product MATCAEILRSEFPEIDGQVFDYVTGVLHSGSADFESVDDLVEAVGELLQEVSGDSKDDAGIRAVCQRMYNTLRLTEPQTQGNSQVLLDAPIQLSKITENYECGTKLPGLLKREQCSTVNAKKLEKAEARLKAKQEKRSEKDTLKTSNPLVLEEASASQAGSRKESRLESSGKNKSYDVRIENFDVSFGDRVLLTGADVNLAWGRRYGLVGRNGLGKTTLLKMLATRSLRVPSHISLLHVEQEVAGDDTPALQSVLESDTVRENLLRREQQLSAQIAAGRTEGSEAAQLAEIYAKLEEIEADKAPARASVILAGLGFTPKMQQQPTREFSGGWRMRLALARALFARPDLLLLDEPTNMLDVRAILWLENYLQTWPSTILVVSHDRNFLNAIATDIIHLHSQRLDGYRGDFETFIKSKQERLLNQQREYEAQQQYRQHIQVFIDRFRYNANRASQVQSKLKMLEKLPELKPVDKELEIVMKFPDGFEKFSPPVLQLDEVDFYYDPRHVIFSRLSVSADLESRICVVGENGAGKSTMLKLLMGNLAPVRGIRHAHRNLKIGYFSQHHVEQLDLNVSAVELLAHRFPGRPEEEYRHQLGRYGISGELAVRPVASLSGGQKSRVAFAQMTMPCPNFYILDEPTNHLDMETIEALGRALNSFRGGVILVSHDERFIRLDQFRREGFL; this is encoded by the exons ATGGCGACTTGCGCTGAGATCCTGCGGAGCGAGTTCCCCGAAATTGACGGACAGGTCTTCGACTACGTGACGG GCGTCTTGCACAGCGGCAGCGCGGACTTCGAGTCAGTGGATGATCTAGTGGAAGCTGTGGGGGAACTGTTGCAAGAGGTGTCCGGGGACAGCAAGGATGACGCGGGCATCAGGGCCGTGTGCCAGCGCATGTACAACACTCTGCGCCT GACTGAGCCACAGACCCAGGGAAACAGCCAAGTGCTACTAGACGCCCCCATCCAGTTGTCAAAGATAACAGAAAACTACG AATGTGGTACCAAACTTCCAGGACTGCTAAAGAGAGAACAGTGCTcg ACAGTGAACGCAAAGAAGCTTGAGAAGGCTGAGGCTCGTCTGAAGGCAAAGCAGGAGAAGCGCTCAGAGAAAGACACACTCAAGACCAGCAATCCTCT tGTCTTGGAAGAAGCATCGGCCAGCCAAGCAGGCAGCAGAAAGGAGAGTCGGTTGGAATCATCTGGCAAGAACAAATCATATGACGTGCGAATTGAGAACTTTGATGTGTCTTTCGGTGATAG AGTGCTTCTGACTGGAGCAGATGTAAACCTGGCCTGGGGCCGCCGCTATGGACTGGTGGGTCGGAATGGGCTGGGGAAGACAACACTGCTGAAGATGCTGGCCACCCGGAGCCTGCGGGTTCCGTCCCACATTTCCCTGCTGCATGTAGAGCAGGAGGTTGCTGGAGATGACACCCCTGCCTTGCAGAGTGTGCTGGAGAGTGACACAGTGCGAGAGAACCTCCTGCGGCGGGAGCAGCAGCTCAGCGCCCAAATTGCTGCTGGCAG GACTGAGGGCTCAGAAGCTGCACAGCTGGCAGAAATCTATGCCAAGTTGGAGGAGATTGAGGCTGATAAGGCACCTGCCAG GGCATCAGTCATTCTTGCTGGGCTTGGCTTTACCCCTAAAATGCAGCAGCAGCCCACCCG GGAGTTCTCAGGTGGCTGGAGAATGAGACTGGCCCTGGCCCGGGCCCTGTTTGCTAG GCCAGATCTTCTGTTGTTAGATG AACCCACGAACATGCTGGATGTAAGGGCCATCCTGTGGCTGGAAAATTACCTGCAG ACATGGCCCTCTACAATCCTGGTCGTCTCCCACGACCGCAACTTCCTGAATGCCATAGCCACAGACATCATCCACCTGCACAGCCAGCGGCTAGATGGCTACCGGGGGGACTTTGAGACCTTCATCAAGAGCAAGCAGGAGCGGCTACTCAACCAGCAACGTGAATATGAGGCACAGCAGCAGTACCGCCAGCATATCCAG GTTTTCATTGACCGGTTTCGCTATAATGCCAATAGAGCCTCTCAAGTACAGAGTAAACTCAAGATGCTGGAGAAGCT ACCAGAGCTGAAACCCGTGGACAAGGAATTAGAGATAGTGATGAA GTTTCCTGATGGGTTTGAGAAGTTCTCACCACCAGTTCTACAACTAGATGAGGTGGATTTCTACTATGATCCTAGGCATGTCATCTTCAGCCGTCTCTCCGTCTCTGCTGATCTCGAGTCTCGCATCTGTGTG GTTGGGGAGAATGGGGCTGGGAAGTCTACCATGCTGAAGCTGCTTATGGGCAACCTGGCACCTGTTCGGGGCATTAGACATGCTCATAG GAATCTGAAGATTGGCTATTTCAGCCAGCACCATGTGGAGCAGCTAGACCTGAATGTCAGTGCTGTGGAACTGCTGGCACACAGGTTTCCCG GACGGCCTGAGGAGGAGTACCGTCACCAGTTGGGTCGGTATGGCATCTCCGGAGAGCTGGCCGTGCGCCCTGTTGCCAGCCTGTCCGGGGGCCAGAAGAGCCGGGTAGCCTTTGCTCAGATGACCATGCCCTG CCCCAACTTCTACATTCTGGACGAACCCACAAACCACCTTGATATGGAGACGATCGAGGCCCTGGGCCGTGCGCTCAACAGTTTCAGG GGCGGTGTGATTCTGGTGTCCCACGATGAGCGCTTCATCCGGCTG GACCAGTTCCGCCGGGAGGGCTTCCTCTAG
- the ABCF3 gene encoding ATP-binding cassette sub-family F member 3 isoform X3, which yields MTPLPCRVCWRVTQCERTSCGGSSSSAPKLLLAAARTEGSEAAQLAEIYAKLEEIEADKAPARASVILAGLGFTPKMQQQPTREFSGGWRMRLALARALFARPDLLLLDEPTNMLDVRAILWLENYLQTWPSTILVVSHDRNFLNAIATDIIHLHSQRLDGYRGDFETFIKSKQERLLNQQREYEAQQQYRQHIQVFIDRFRYNANRASQVQSKLKMLEKLPELKPVDKELEIVMKFPDGFEKFSPPVLQLDEVDFYYDPRHVIFSRLSVSADLESRICVVGENGAGKSTMLKLLMGNLAPVRGIRHAHRNLKIGYFSQHHVEQLDLNVSAVELLAHRFPGRPEEEYRHQLGRYGISGELAVRPVASLSGGQKSRVAFAQMTMPCPNFYILDEPTNHLDMETIEALGRALNSFRGGVILVSHDERFIRLVCRELWVCEGGGVTRVEGGFDQYRALLQDQFRREGFL from the exons ATGACACCCCTGCCTTGCAGAGTGTGCTGGAGAGTGACACAGTGCGAGAGAACCTCCTGCGGCGGGAGCAGCAGCTCAGCGCCCAAATTGCTGCTGGCAG CAGCAAG GACTGAGGGCTCAGAAGCTGCACAGCTGGCAGAAATCTATGCCAAGTTGGAGGAGATTGAGGCTGATAAGGCACCTGCCAG GGCATCAGTCATTCTTGCTGGGCTTGGCTTTACCCCTAAAATGCAGCAGCAGCCCACCCG GGAGTTCTCAGGTGGCTGGAGAATGAGACTGGCCCTGGCCCGGGCCCTGTTTGCTAG GCCAGATCTTCTGTTGTTAGATG AACCCACGAACATGCTGGATGTAAGGGCCATCCTGTGGCTGGAAAATTACCTGCAG ACATGGCCCTCTACAATCCTGGTCGTCTCCCACGACCGCAACTTCCTGAATGCCATAGCCACAGACATCATCCACCTGCACAGCCAGCGGCTAGATGGCTACCGGGGGGACTTTGAGACCTTCATCAAGAGCAAGCAGGAGCGGCTACTCAACCAGCAACGTGAATATGAGGCACAGCAGCAGTACCGCCAGCATATCCAG GTTTTCATTGACCGGTTTCGCTATAATGCCAATAGAGCCTCTCAAGTACAGAGTAAACTCAAGATGCTGGAGAAGCT ACCAGAGCTGAAACCCGTGGACAAGGAATTAGAGATAGTGATGAA GTTTCCTGATGGGTTTGAGAAGTTCTCACCACCAGTTCTACAACTAGATGAGGTGGATTTCTACTATGATCCTAGGCATGTCATCTTCAGCCGTCTCTCCGTCTCTGCTGATCTCGAGTCTCGCATCTGTGTG GTTGGGGAGAATGGGGCTGGGAAGTCTACCATGCTGAAGCTGCTTATGGGCAACCTGGCACCTGTTCGGGGCATTAGACATGCTCATAG GAATCTGAAGATTGGCTATTTCAGCCAGCACCATGTGGAGCAGCTAGACCTGAATGTCAGTGCTGTGGAACTGCTGGCACACAGGTTTCCCG GACGGCCTGAGGAGGAGTACCGTCACCAGTTGGGTCGGTATGGCATCTCCGGAGAGCTGGCCGTGCGCCCTGTTGCCAGCCTGTCCGGGGGCCAGAAGAGCCGGGTAGCCTTTGCTCAGATGACCATGCCCTG CCCCAACTTCTACATTCTGGACGAACCCACAAACCACCTTGATATGGAGACGATCGAGGCCCTGGGCCGTGCGCTCAACAGTTTCAGG GGCGGTGTGATTCTGGTGTCCCACGATGAGCGCTTCATCCGGCTGGTATGCCGAGAGTTGTGGGTGTGCGAAGGAGGTGGCGTCACCCGGGTCGAGGGGGGCTTTGACCAGTACCGTGCCCTTCTCCAGGACCAGTTCCGCCGGGAGGGCTTCCTCTAG